A genomic region of Kribbella sp. NBC_00382 contains the following coding sequences:
- a CDS encoding carbohydrate ABC transporter permease, producing MKRKNLGWVLFFLLPSAIPLFVFTLVPMVSSLWVSLHKWNLISPMEWVGLGNYTNLLTDENTRRVFLHTLIYVAGYLPIVYAGGLGLALALNQKLKGRSFLRATYFLPVVTSWVVVALVWKWLLNPTNGLVNQVLGGIGLPQPGWWTDPHWALPAVILSSAWKDLGFVMVILLAGLQSIPSDIYEAAKVDGSSAWQRFWRVTLPLLSPSTFFVVVISLINGFQVFDQVYVMTGGGPQGSSQVVVGQIYDLTFRYGRAGEASALSWILFAVILLITVFQIRGQRRWVHYA from the coding sequence ATGAAGCGGAAGAACCTCGGCTGGGTCCTGTTCTTCCTGCTCCCGAGCGCGATCCCGCTCTTCGTCTTCACGCTGGTGCCGATGGTCTCGTCCCTGTGGGTGAGCCTGCACAAGTGGAACCTGATCTCGCCGATGGAGTGGGTCGGTCTCGGCAACTACACGAACCTGCTGACCGACGAGAACACCCGCCGGGTCTTCCTGCACACGCTCATCTACGTCGCCGGCTACCTGCCGATCGTGTACGCCGGCGGGCTCGGCCTCGCACTCGCGCTCAACCAGAAACTCAAGGGCCGTTCGTTCCTGAGGGCCACGTACTTCCTCCCCGTCGTCACCAGCTGGGTCGTCGTCGCGCTGGTCTGGAAATGGCTGCTCAATCCGACCAACGGCCTGGTCAACCAGGTACTCGGCGGGATCGGTCTCCCCCAACCCGGCTGGTGGACCGACCCGCACTGGGCCCTGCCGGCCGTCATCCTGAGCTCGGCCTGGAAGGACCTCGGTTTCGTGATGGTCATCCTGCTCGCCGGCCTGCAGTCGATCCCGTCGGACATCTACGAGGCCGCGAAGGTGGACGGCTCGAGCGCCTGGCAGCGCTTCTGGCGGGTCACCCTCCCACTGCTCTCCCCATCGACCTTCTTCGTGGTGGTGATCTCCCTGATCAACGGTTTCCAGGTCTTCGACCAGGTCTACGTGATGACCGGCGGCGGCCCGCAAGGCTCCAGCCAGGTGGTGGTCGGGCAGATCTACGACCTGACCTTCCGGTACGGACGCGCTGGTGAAGCCTCAGCACTGTCCTGGATCTTGTTCGCCGTCATCCTGCTGATCACCGTCTTCCAGATCCGCGGCCAGCGCCGGTGGGTGCACTATGCGTGA
- a CDS encoding TIM-barrel domain-containing protein, producing MTHALTKPRRRWVAALLVLAAVIFQLSPTPAFAGTLTGVFHAPYGADELYNTALTERAPRDPMAGEAVQIKATTWPISSGQTVWITWTKNGVNQTPIGGAFDYNSGNNTYWKVALGTFARGDQITYTVNADVDGANQKTTGPFSFAVTSYSGTGNVSGFVNNGTSVDVTTGDTAGSFTPKVRFAFPAIDRFHVQVAPTGSGLNITGSSAYTVTDSAGTLQIATTKVVLKIQKSPYRVAVYKGDGTTLIARQYDPATFRNTGWASDGSTTVTKVEDHWLSPAGERFEGLGERYDALDQRGKDVHNYVYNQYQDQGPTARTYLSVPFVTNTAGYGIYVPSTRYSVFNLGTHLSDMAGFTVDTGGALNSTVDYYFFTGTRAEMLDQYTATTARPKLPPKWSFGLWGSANEWNTQAEVNAELANMTSNQIPHSAMVLEQWSDEATFYLWHGATYTPKPGNQALTYADLTFPAGGEWTDPKAMVTAAHNQGVKMVLWQIPVLKQDFDTNPPTAPQQHVNDRDYAVAQGYVLGDGAGGPYRIPAGQWFGNSTVPDFTKTAATNWWMSKRSYLFDDVGIDGLKTDGSEAVFGRNVTSGSGRKGDELHNAYPNEYTRAYNDFVTTKKGAQGTLFSRGGTSGAQANSIFWAGDQASTFDAFQQAVRAGQSAGASGIPFWSWDMAGFTGTFPSSELYLRAAAQSTFSPIMQYHSEKSNPGVSEARTPWNVQARSGDTTVIPKFRKFANTRMNLIPYLYTEAKNASTTGLPMMQSMSMAFPGDTTAAAQDQQYMFGRQLLVAPITTQGATSKNVYLPAGEWYDFWNGGRAQGAGTKVYNADTGTIPVYAKAGAIVPLNLNANYELGGNIGNSVDTYTNLAFRIYPSGTTSYGYFEDSANQTRTVTSTENFAGHQVTVSVPPLATKSTLQVASSKPSSVTKDGVAMTAHATLAALQGATEGWYWDPVQQLTLVKTASSAAARSVVLNGVDKAAYEAEFGSNTGTTVNTDHAGFTGTGFVDGFETAGDAVQVDTNAAVTGSHVIKLRYSNGAATTATRTIQVDGVSVGSINLPSTGNWDTWGTATLTTSLTAGKRVVKVVYGSGGVNLDNISVARP from the coding sequence ATGACCCATGCCCTGACGAAGCCGCGAAGGCGGTGGGTCGCTGCGCTCCTGGTGCTCGCAGCGGTCATCTTCCAGCTGTCCCCGACGCCCGCCTTCGCCGGCACGCTGACCGGCGTCTTCCACGCCCCGTACGGCGCCGACGAGCTCTACAACACCGCCCTGACCGAGCGCGCCCCGCGCGACCCGATGGCCGGCGAGGCTGTCCAGATCAAGGCAACCACCTGGCCGATCTCCTCGGGTCAGACCGTCTGGATCACCTGGACCAAGAACGGCGTCAACCAGACGCCCATCGGCGGCGCTTTCGACTACAACAGCGGCAACAACACGTACTGGAAGGTCGCGCTCGGCACCTTCGCGCGCGGTGACCAGATCACCTACACAGTCAATGCCGACGTCGACGGCGCGAACCAGAAGACCACCGGCCCGTTCTCCTTCGCCGTGACCTCGTACTCCGGTACGGGCAACGTCTCCGGCTTCGTCAACAACGGCACCAGCGTCGACGTCACGACCGGCGACACCGCTGGCAGCTTCACCCCGAAGGTCCGCTTCGCCTTCCCCGCGATCGATCGCTTCCACGTCCAGGTCGCCCCGACGGGCAGCGGACTCAACATCACCGGCTCCTCGGCGTACACGGTGACCGACAGCGCGGGCACTCTCCAGATCGCCACCACCAAGGTCGTCCTCAAGATCCAGAAGTCGCCGTACCGGGTGGCCGTCTACAAGGGCGACGGCACGACGCTCATCGCGAGGCAGTACGACCCGGCGACCTTCCGCAACACGGGCTGGGCAAGCGACGGCAGTACGACGGTGACGAAGGTCGAGGACCACTGGCTCTCACCGGCCGGCGAACGCTTCGAAGGACTCGGGGAGCGGTACGACGCACTCGACCAGCGCGGCAAGGACGTCCACAACTACGTCTACAACCAGTACCAGGACCAGGGCCCGACCGCCCGTACGTACCTCAGCGTCCCGTTCGTCACGAACACCGCCGGCTACGGCATCTACGTGCCCAGCACCCGGTACTCCGTGTTCAACCTCGGCACCCACCTCAGCGACATGGCCGGGTTCACCGTCGACACCGGCGGCGCCCTCAACTCGACGGTCGACTACTACTTCTTCACCGGTACGCGGGCAGAGATGCTCGACCAGTACACGGCGACCACCGCACGACCCAAGCTGCCGCCGAAATGGTCGTTCGGGCTCTGGGGCTCCGCGAACGAGTGGAACACCCAGGCCGAGGTCAACGCCGAGCTCGCCAACATGACGTCGAACCAGATCCCGCACAGCGCGATGGTGCTCGAGCAGTGGAGCGACGAGGCGACCTTCTACCTGTGGCACGGCGCGACGTACACGCCGAAGCCGGGCAACCAGGCGCTCACCTATGCCGACCTGACCTTCCCGGCCGGCGGTGAGTGGACCGATCCGAAGGCGATGGTGACGGCCGCCCACAACCAGGGCGTCAAGATGGTGCTCTGGCAGATCCCGGTGCTGAAGCAGGACTTCGACACCAATCCTCCGACGGCTCCGCAGCAACACGTCAACGACCGTGACTATGCCGTTGCCCAGGGCTACGTTCTCGGCGATGGTGCCGGCGGCCCCTACCGGATCCCGGCCGGGCAGTGGTTCGGCAACAGCACGGTGCCCGACTTCACCAAGACGGCCGCGACCAACTGGTGGATGAGCAAGCGCTCCTACCTGTTCGACGACGTCGGCATCGACGGCCTCAAGACCGATGGCAGCGAGGCGGTCTTCGGTCGCAACGTGACGAGTGGTTCCGGTCGCAAGGGCGACGAGCTGCACAACGCCTATCCGAACGAGTACACCCGGGCGTACAACGACTTCGTCACCACTAAGAAAGGTGCCCAGGGCACCTTGTTCAGCCGCGGCGGTACTTCGGGAGCCCAGGCGAACTCGATCTTCTGGGCCGGTGACCAGGCGTCCACCTTCGATGCGTTCCAGCAGGCAGTACGGGCCGGCCAGAGCGCGGGCGCGTCGGGCATCCCGTTCTGGTCGTGGGACATGGCCGGATTCACCGGGACATTCCCGAGCAGCGAGCTCTATCTCCGGGCCGCGGCGCAGTCGACCTTCTCGCCGATCATGCAGTACCACTCGGAGAAGTCGAACCCGGGCGTCTCCGAGGCCCGTACGCCGTGGAACGTCCAGGCACGGTCCGGCGACACGACCGTCATCCCGAAGTTCCGCAAGTTCGCCAACACCCGGATGAACCTGATCCCGTACCTCTACACCGAGGCCAAGAACGCCTCCACCACAGGCCTGCCGATGATGCAGTCGATGAGCATGGCCTTCCCTGGCGACACGACGGCGGCGGCGCAGGACCAGCAGTACATGTTCGGCCGGCAGTTGCTGGTGGCACCGATCACGACCCAGGGCGCAACCAGCAAGAACGTCTACCTGCCTGCCGGTGAGTGGTACGACTTCTGGAACGGCGGTCGTGCGCAAGGCGCCGGTACGAAGGTCTACAACGCCGACACCGGCACGATCCCCGTCTACGCCAAGGCCGGCGCGATCGTCCCGCTCAACCTGAACGCGAACTACGAGCTCGGCGGCAACATCGGCAACAGCGTCGACACCTACACGAACCTTGCCTTCCGCATCTATCCGTCGGGCACGACGAGCTACGGGTACTTCGAGGACTCGGCGAACCAGACCCGAACGGTCACCTCGACGGAGAACTTCGCCGGTCATCAGGTGACGGTGAGCGTTCCGCCGCTCGCCACCAAGAGCACGCTGCAGGTGGCGTCGAGCAAGCCGTCGTCGGTGACGAAGGATGGCGTGGCGATGACTGCGCACGCGACGCTCGCCGCGTTGCAAGGCGCGACGGAGGGTTGGTACTGGGATCCGGTCCAGCAGCTCACGCTGGTGAAGACGGCGTCGAGTGCGGCGGCGCGGAGCGTAGTACTGAACGGTGTCGACAAGGCTGCTTATGAAGCTGAGTTCGGCAGCAACACCGGTACTACGGTGAACACCGATCACGCCGGATTCACCGGCACCGGATTCGTCGACGGGTTCGAAACCGCGGGCGATGCCGTACAGGTCGACACCAATGCGGCGGTCACCGGCAGCCACGTGATCAAGCTGCGCTACTCCAACGGCGCGGCGACCACGGCGACCCGCACGATCCAGGTGGATGGCGTGAGTGTCGGCTCGATCAACCTGCCGAGCACCGGCAACTGGGACACCTGGGGGACAGCCACGCTGACCACCAGCCTCACCGCAGGCAAACGCGTGGTGAAGGTGGTCTACGGCTCTGGTGGAGTCAACCTCGACAACATTTCGGTGGCGCGGCCATGA
- a CDS encoding carbohydrate ABC transporter permease has product MRDTRSLPAKIALYAAVLVGAAIMLFPFLWTVITSITPEGSLADGPKLVVDNPTLNAYRTLVDAIPIWRIIVNSLGIAIASTVLQLITGSMAAYGFARLHFPLKNVVFGFYLATLMVPLQVLVVPLFIEMKTLNLQDTYFALLAPTIASAFGVFLLRQAVTAVPMELDEAATIDGAGHLRIFTTIVLPLIRPALATVAVFAFMGSWNSFLWPLVVIRSPEFMTLPLGLSTLQGQFTTQWDVVMAGSVVSIVPIAIVYLLAQRHIIAGVAHTGIK; this is encoded by the coding sequence ATGCGTGACACCAGGTCGTTGCCCGCGAAGATCGCCCTGTACGCCGCTGTGCTGGTCGGCGCCGCGATCATGCTGTTCCCGTTCCTCTGGACCGTGATCACCTCGATCACCCCGGAGGGATCCCTTGCCGACGGCCCCAAGCTGGTTGTCGACAACCCGACGCTCAACGCGTACCGGACACTGGTCGACGCGATCCCGATCTGGCGGATCATCGTCAACTCGCTCGGTATCGCGATCGCGTCGACGGTGCTCCAGCTGATCACCGGTTCGATGGCTGCGTACGGGTTCGCGCGGTTGCACTTCCCGCTCAAGAACGTCGTCTTCGGCTTCTACCTGGCGACGCTGATGGTGCCGCTGCAGGTGCTCGTCGTACCGCTGTTCATCGAGATGAAGACGCTCAACCTGCAGGACACGTACTTCGCCCTGCTGGCCCCCACGATCGCGTCGGCGTTCGGGGTGTTCCTGCTCCGCCAGGCCGTCACCGCGGTACCGATGGAGCTGGACGAGGCGGCCACCATCGACGGCGCCGGCCACCTGCGGATCTTCACCACCATCGTGCTGCCGCTGATCCGGCCCGCGCTCGCGACCGTCGCCGTGTTCGCGTTCATGGGCAGCTGGAACAGCTTCCTCTGGCCGCTGGTGGTGATCAGGTCGCCGGAGTTCATGACGCTCCCGCTCGGCCTGTCCACCCTGCAGGGCCAGTTCACCACTCAGTGGGATGTCGTGATGGCGGGCTCCGTCGTCTCGATCGTCCCGATCGCGATCGTGTACCTGCTCGCGCAGCGCCACATCATCGCCGGTGTCGCCCACACCGGCATCAAGTAG
- a CDS encoding ROK family transcriptional regulator: protein MQPVRVGSKELIREINSSLVLGELRGGLVSRTELAKRTGLSLPTVSEIVAELIGSGVIEERETASSGGGRRPVLLGLKPDAGYVIGIKVTETRVIAVLTDLNAGIVERATASLGDDDVATVVRAIAGVVKKLRAAASRHSGGGARPSPVYGVGVGLAGVIDRASGVVRHATYADWRDVDLAGLLTKRTGLPVVVDNDVNTLVANEQWFGAGRGVSDVAVVSIGRGVGLGMVLDGRLYRGAGGGAGEFGHTKVVADGPLCDCGGRGCLEALIGEPAILTATGSTTIEQAVAAARGGDQTAVDVFDQVGRTLGTAVGNLVNLLNPKLIVLAGEGTRASNLFLPGFEEALQLAVFDGLQRELDVVVDDWDDEAWAQGAAGLFLGELFQPNLRPDEADRPSLTKRSA, encoded by the coding sequence GTGCAGCCGGTTCGGGTGGGGAGCAAGGAGCTGATCCGGGAGATCAACTCGTCGCTGGTGCTGGGGGAGCTGCGCGGCGGGCTGGTGTCGCGGACGGAGCTGGCCAAGCGGACCGGGTTGAGCCTGCCGACCGTCTCCGAGATCGTGGCGGAGCTGATCGGCTCCGGGGTGATCGAGGAGCGCGAGACGGCGTCGTCCGGGGGTGGGCGGCGGCCCGTGCTGCTCGGGCTGAAGCCTGACGCTGGGTATGTGATCGGCATCAAGGTCACCGAGACCCGCGTGATCGCCGTACTCACCGACCTCAACGCCGGGATCGTGGAGCGGGCGACCGCGAGCCTGGGTGACGACGACGTCGCGACTGTCGTGCGGGCGATCGCGGGGGTGGTCAAGAAGCTCCGCGCGGCGGCGTCTCGCCATTCGGGTGGTGGGGCGCGGCCGAGCCCCGTGTACGGCGTTGGTGTCGGGCTCGCTGGTGTGATTGACCGGGCCAGCGGGGTGGTTCGGCATGCGACGTACGCCGATTGGCGCGATGTCGACCTGGCTGGGTTGCTGACCAAGCGCACCGGGTTGCCCGTGGTGGTGGACAACGATGTGAACACGTTGGTCGCCAATGAGCAGTGGTTCGGGGCCGGGCGGGGTGTCTCCGACGTGGCTGTGGTCAGCATCGGGCGTGGTGTCGGGCTCGGTATGGTGCTCGACGGCCGGCTGTACCGCGGTGCCGGGGGCGGCGCGGGCGAGTTCGGACATACGAAGGTCGTTGCCGACGGCCCGCTTTGTGACTGTGGCGGCCGCGGCTGCCTGGAAGCTCTGATCGGTGAGCCCGCCATCCTCACCGCGACCGGCAGCACCACCATTGAGCAGGCTGTCGCCGCCGCCCGAGGTGGCGATCAAACCGCTGTCGATGTCTTCGATCAAGTCGGCCGCACCCTGGGAACGGCCGTCGGCAATCTCGTCAACCTGCTGAATCCCAAGCTGATCGTGCTCGCCGGCGAGGGTACGCGGGCGAGCAATCTGTTCCTTCCCGGCTTCGAGGAAGCCTTGCAACTAGCTGTGTTCGACGGACTCCAGCGCGAGCTGGACGTGGTCGTCGACGACTGGGACGACGAAGCCTGGGCGCAAGGCGCCGCGGGCCTTTTCCTGGGCGAACTCTTCCAGCCCAACCTCCGCCCCGACGAGGCCGACCGCCCGTCCCTCACCAAACGTTCCGCCTGA
- a CDS encoding ABC transporter substrate-binding protein — MRHLTTVGLGLTAALALTLTACGQGSATKEAAAPEGKSVVRYMNFSSNDGHEKDLTAIVNAFQTANPNITVQVETVPYADYFTKLQTSVAGGTAADAFELNYENFVTYAKNGSLAELKNVDTAAYKKSLVDAFNDGGKQHGVPESFSNVVLFYNKALFKKAGVAEPTDAWTWKDEQAAAAKLTDKGAKVWGDYQPVSYNEFYKVLAQNGGEFLNADRTEATFNSPQGVEAAKFLIDKVGKTMPTEADGAGTPDFDSKLFKSGKLAMWHTGIWMFSAMAEAPFDWDVAVEPGNTKKASAMFVNGLVVSAASKNADAAQKWVTFLASSDDTTKTRLATSWELPPVADEAKLAPYLDQKKPANRKAVFSALEATVLPPVIERQQEMQDLVTAELTSAAAGRKPVDKALADAQTKVNGLLKK, encoded by the coding sequence ATGCGTCATCTCACAACAGTGGGCCTCGGACTGACCGCCGCGCTCGCACTCACGCTGACCGCCTGCGGGCAGGGCTCCGCGACCAAGGAAGCCGCAGCACCTGAGGGCAAGAGCGTCGTCCGGTACATGAACTTCTCCTCCAACGACGGCCACGAGAAGGACCTGACGGCGATCGTCAACGCCTTCCAGACGGCCAACCCGAACATCACCGTCCAGGTCGAGACCGTTCCCTACGCCGACTACTTCACGAAGCTGCAGACCTCGGTGGCTGGTGGCACCGCGGCCGACGCTTTCGAGCTGAACTACGAGAACTTCGTCACGTACGCGAAGAACGGCTCGCTGGCCGAGCTCAAGAACGTCGACACGGCGGCCTACAAGAAGTCGCTGGTGGACGCGTTCAACGATGGCGGCAAGCAGCACGGCGTACCGGAATCGTTCTCGAACGTCGTGCTGTTCTACAACAAGGCGCTGTTCAAGAAGGCCGGCGTGGCTGAGCCGACGGACGCGTGGACGTGGAAGGACGAGCAGGCGGCCGCGGCGAAGCTGACCGACAAGGGCGCGAAGGTCTGGGGTGACTACCAGCCGGTCTCGTACAACGAGTTCTACAAGGTGCTAGCGCAGAACGGCGGCGAGTTCCTGAACGCCGACCGGACCGAGGCGACCTTCAACTCACCGCAGGGGGTCGAGGCGGCGAAGTTCCTGATCGACAAGGTAGGCAAGACGATGCCGACCGAGGCCGACGGCGCCGGTACGCCGGACTTCGACTCGAAGCTGTTCAAGTCGGGCAAGCTGGCGATGTGGCACACCGGGATCTGGATGTTCAGCGCGATGGCGGAGGCCCCGTTCGATTGGGACGTCGCGGTCGAGCCGGGCAACACCAAGAAGGCGTCCGCGATGTTCGTGAACGGACTGGTCGTGTCGGCCGCCTCCAAGAACGCCGACGCCGCGCAGAAGTGGGTCACCTTCCTGGCCTCCTCGGACGACACCACCAAGACCCGGCTCGCGACCTCGTGGGAGCTGCCGCCGGTGGCTGACGAGGCGAAGCTCGCGCCGTACCTCGACCAGAAGAAGCCCGCCAACCGCAAGGCTGTCTTCTCCGCGCTCGAGGCGACCGTGCTGCCGCCGGTGATCGAGCGTCAGCAGGAGATGCAGGACCTGGTCACCGCTGAGCTGACCTCTGCCGCTGCCGGTCGCAAGCCGGTCGACAAGGCGCTCGCGGATGCTCAGACCAAGGTCAACGGCCTGCTGAAGAAGTGA
- a CDS encoding ROK family transcriptional regulator: MASGQGPIPRGDLVPSGIVGLLGTQGPTSRTEIAKGLGLSPATVTQVTKDLIARGLIEELESVPSKGGRPARLLGLVTDAGVALGAKVTADHVAVVTVELDGTVRSSTELEYDPTAADAIERLGQILAKQVAELDDRLLGVGVGVPGAVDSQASGIVDAPTLGWQSAPVGPVLRSAIGTPVLVDNDVNTLAAAERLYGIGRAHSSYLVVTIGRGIGCGIVVDGGIYRGANGGAGEIGHIPVWSPGTEQPPCTCGSTGCLEAYIGAAGIARTARARKVIGPRGSLATLLRAASTGDTAAQQIFEEAGGMLGRALAGVIHTVDPEVVVLMGEGVDGWEFWQTGFEPSFRRSLLPARRAVPIAVEPWTEDQWARGAASLVLSSPFDSAGNGGEQSRLVRARLETR, translated from the coding sequence GTGGCGAGTGGACAGGGTCCGATCCCTCGGGGCGATCTGGTGCCGTCGGGGATCGTCGGGTTGCTGGGGACCCAGGGGCCGACGTCGCGGACCGAGATCGCCAAGGGGCTCGGGTTGAGCCCGGCGACGGTCACCCAGGTGACCAAGGACCTGATCGCCCGCGGGCTGATCGAGGAGCTGGAGTCGGTACCGTCCAAGGGCGGCCGTCCGGCGCGACTCCTCGGGCTGGTCACCGACGCAGGGGTCGCTCTCGGCGCCAAGGTAACGGCTGACCACGTCGCAGTGGTGACCGTCGAGCTGGACGGAACCGTCCGCTCGTCGACCGAGCTCGAGTACGACCCCACGGCCGCCGACGCGATCGAGCGCCTCGGCCAGATCCTCGCCAAGCAGGTCGCTGAACTCGACGACCGGCTGCTCGGCGTCGGCGTCGGCGTGCCGGGGGCTGTCGATTCGCAGGCCTCCGGCATCGTCGACGCCCCGACCCTCGGCTGGCAGTCCGCTCCCGTCGGCCCGGTACTACGCTCGGCCATCGGCACCCCCGTCCTCGTCGACAACGACGTCAACACCCTCGCAGCGGCCGAGCGACTGTACGGAATCGGGCGCGCGCATTCGTCGTACCTCGTCGTCACCATCGGGCGTGGCATCGGCTGCGGCATCGTCGTCGACGGCGGCATCTACCGCGGGGCCAACGGTGGCGCCGGCGAGATCGGGCACATCCCGGTCTGGTCGCCCGGCACCGAGCAGCCGCCCTGCACCTGCGGTTCGACCGGCTGCCTCGAGGCGTACATCGGCGCGGCCGGGATCGCTCGCACAGCCCGCGCGCGCAAGGTGATCGGCCCGCGTGGCTCGCTCGCCACTTTGTTGCGGGCGGCAAGTACTGGTGACACCGCGGCACAACAGATCTTCGAGGAAGCCGGCGGCATGCTCGGTCGAGCGCTCGCCGGCGTGATCCACACGGTCGACCCCGAGGTCGTCGTGCTGATGGGTGAGGGAGTGGACGGATGGGAGTTCTGGCAGACCGGGTTCGAGCCGTCGTTCCGGCGATCGTTGCTACCGGCCCGGCGCGCGGTACCGATCGCGGTGGAGCCGTGGACGGAGGACCAGTGGGCCCGCGGCGCGGCGTCGCTGGTCCTGAGCTCCCCGTTCGACTCAGCCGGCAACGGCGGCGAGCAAAGCCGCCTCGTTCGCGCCCGGCTGGAAACGCGATGA